AAGGGGTGTAATGCCTTTGATATTAATAGGGATTGCAATAAATGCATTTACACTAGTAGTATCTATGATGGTTATATACAATCCTGAGTTAATTAAGAAAGTATCTAAACGGGTTATAAACTTTTTGGTTAAATTTAAATTATTTAAGTTTTTAGAAGGTAAAGTAGAGAAAGTAGAGAGCTTTGCAGATGAATATAGTAAGTCTGTTAATTTATTTATAAAAAATAAAAAAGCACTTATTTTGACACTTCTGGTAACGGTAGTTCAGCTAAGTGTATACTTCAGTATATCATTTTGGATATACAAAGCATTTAATTTAAGTGGGTATACATATATATACATGCTTACATTACAAGCATTTTTATATATGGCGATATCACCTATTCCAACTCCAGGCAACGCAGGCGCTAGTGAACTAGCATTCTTTGCAATATTTAAGAGTGTGTTTCCACAACCTCTTATGGGGTATGCAATTTTCTTATATGGAGGATTTGTATACTATGCAGTGTTAATAGGAAGTGGCATATTTACGATGATAACTCATCACAATATGGATAGAAAAAGTAAGAAAATTAAAAGAAAAAATAAAGAATATGCAGCTTAATATGATTACAAAAGGTATACCGTAGAAACGGCATACCTTTTATTTTACAGAAATTTCTCAAAAATATTACTTTTTACAAGTAACTTGACTTTTTGTGTCTAAATGTATACTATTTTAGTCAAAGGGGAAAATGTTTTTATCATAAAAATTATTCATAAGGGGAGGAATTATTTTGACAAAAGCAAAGAAAAAAATAGGACTGGTACCGAAATTAATAATAGCAATAATACTTGGTATCGTTATAGGTAGTTATGCTCCAAAGGGAGTAATCGAGATTTTAGTCACTATAAGTGGTTTATTTGCTTCATTTTTACAGTTTGTAATACCATTTATA
The nucleotide sequence above comes from Paraclostridium bifermentans. Encoded proteins:
- a CDS encoding lysylphosphatidylglycerol synthase transmembrane domain-containing protein gives rise to the protein MKKKKTLNKNILQYGFLVFILGMTSYLVYRTLDIDMLNEVVDMVDKKFIFFGMCAVITHMLLEGVVLKIVIDSIHKVKTRFIGFKLATMGFYYNLITPFASGSQPMQIYVLNKCKMPASKATAVIMNKSIIYQVVVTVYCSVLVLFNTAILKELRGVMPLILIGIAINAFTLVVSMMVIYNPELIKKVSKRVINFLVKFKLFKFLEGKVEKVESFADEYSKSVNLFIKNKKALILTLLVTVVQLSVYFSISFWIYKAFNLSGYTYIYMLTLQAFLYMAISPIPTPGNAGASELAFFAIFKSVFPQPLMGYAIFLYGGFVYYAVLIGSGIFTMITHHNMDRKSKKIKRKNKEYAA